From Juglans regia cultivar Chandler chromosome 8, Walnut 2.0, whole genome shotgun sequence, the proteins below share one genomic window:
- the LOC108981351 gene encoding rust resistance kinase Lr10-like, translating into MTKGFRERLGKGGFGIVFKGTLRSGRLVAVKILSQSKANGQDFINEIATIGRIHHVNIVQLIGFCVHGSKHDFIYEFMPNGSLNNHIFSSEANILKYEKTYDIALGVACKIEYLHGCDMQILHFDIKPHNILLDENLKPKVSDFGLAKLYLVEDSIVPLTHARGTFGYMAPEMLYKNIGGVSYKADVYSFGMLLMEMVSRRKNLNASAEHLSQIYFHTWIYDQFHNEKNIEIQDATEDERKICKKMMIVALWCIQMKPTDCPSMNKVVKMLEGDVECLQVPLKPLQPSLKREIKGDRDNSNQASS; encoded by the coding sequence atgaccaaAGGTTTTAGGGAAAGATTGGGTAAAGGAGGATTTGGCATAGTATTTAAAGGAACACTTCGAAGTGGACGTCTTGTAGCAGTAAAGATTCTAAGCCAATCCAAAGCAAATGGGCAAGATTTTATCAATGAAATAGCAACCATTGGAAGGATCCATCATGTGAATATAGTGCAActcattggtttttgtgttcatGGTTCAAAGCATGACTTTATATATGAGTTCATGCCCAACGGATCTCTAAACaatcacattttttcatcagaGGCAAATATCCTCAAGTACGAGAAAACTTATGATATTGCTTTAGGAGTGGCTTGCAAGATTGAGTATTTACATGGATGTgacatgcaaattttacatttcgACATTAAGCCTCACAACATTCTTCTTGACGAGAATTTGAAAcccaaagtttcagattttggctTAGCAAAATTGTACCTGGTGGAAGACAGTATTGTTCCTTTGACTCATGCAAGAGGAACGTTTGGATACATGGCTCCTGAAatgctttacaaaaatattggagGCGTTTCATACAAAGCTGATGTCTATAGCTTTGGAATGCTGTTGATGGAAATGGTGAGCAGAAGAAAGAACTTGAATGCATCTGCAGAACATTTAAGCCAAATTTACTTCCACACTTGGATATATGATCAATTCCACAATGAAAAGAATATAGAAATACAAGATGCTACTgaagatgaaaggaaaatatgtaagaagatgatgatagtcGCATTATGGTGCATACAAATGAAGCCTACCGATTGTCCATCAATGAACAAAGTCGTCAAAATGCTTGAAGGAGATGTTGAATGCTTACAAGTTCCTCTCAAGCCtctccaaccatcactaaagagagagataaagggtGATAGAGATAATTCAAATCAAGCTTCATCGTAA